One window of Nymphaea colorata isolate Beijing-Zhang1983 chromosome 1, ASM883128v2, whole genome shotgun sequence genomic DNA carries:
- the LOC116249014 gene encoding uncharacterized protein LOC116249014, with protein sequence MLRRNIRLRREYLYRKSLEGKERLLYEKKRKIREALEEGKPIPTELRNEEAALRQEIDLEDEQTAVPRSHIDDEYANAAERDPKILLTTSRDPSSRLVQFVKELKFIFPNAQRINRGNQVISEIVETCRTYDFTDIIMVHEHRGEPDGLVVCHLPFGPTAYFGLLNVVTRHDIKDKKSVGTMSEAFPHLILHNFSTKLGQRTANILKHLFPVPKPDAKRIITFANQSDYISFRHHTYEKTGGPKSIDLKEVGPRFELRLYQVKLGTVDQSEAQNEWVIRPYMNTAKKQKILG encoded by the exons ATGCTGAGGCGAAACATCCGTCTAAGGAGAGAGTACCTCTATAGGAAGAGCTTGGAAGGAAAAGAGAGGCTGCTCTACGAGAAGAAGCGGAAGATCAGAGAAGCCCTTGAAG AAGGAAAGCCAATTCCAACAGAGCTTCGAAATGAAGAAGCAGCATTACGTCAGGAAATTGATCTTGAGGATGAACAGACGGCAG TGCCAAGAAGTCACATTGATGATGAATATGCTAATGCCGCTGAAAGGGATCCAAAGATTTTACTGACAACATCTCGTGATCCTAGTAGCCGTCTTGTACAGTTTGTGAAG GAACTTAAATTCATTTTTCCTAATGCACAGAGAATAAATCGTGGCAATCAG GTTATATCAGAAATTGTTGAGACTTGTCGCACATATGATTTTACAGATATCATCATGGTGCATGAACATCGTGGTGAACCTGATGGCTTGGTTGTATGTCATCTGCCTTTTGGTCCTACTGCATATTTTGGATTGCTCAACGTG GTAACGAGACATGACATTAAAGACAAGAAATCTGTCGGAACAATGTCTGAGGCCTTTCCCCATCTGATTCTTCATAATTTTTCAACTAAG CTTGGTCAGAGAACTGCGAACATTTTGAAGCACTTGTTTCCCGTTCCTAAACCAGATGCCAAGCGCATTATTACGTTTGCCAACCAATCTGATTATATTTCCTTCAG GCATCACACCTATGAAAAAACTGGTGGTCCAAAGTCGATTGACCTGAAGGAAGTTGGACCTCGTTTTGAGCTACGTCTTTATCAG GTCAAGTTGGGAACCGTTGATCAAAGTGAAGCCCAAAATGAGTGGGTTATCAGGCCCTATATGAATACTGCTAAGAAGCAGAAAATTCTTGGATAG
- the LOC116246580 gene encoding uncharacterized protein LOC116246580, whose translation MSQSAVLIIYRSQLQTHHSRLLIFTSFDLSIDDSQQLAEEEIGSKDEVAAIYGRAVSGRCNKESRHQPRLLSILEHRPLRLANRLFFSSVLPVHLRFRRAKTMLRRSATATKVRTNAGPLLLFLILIIVFFSFFSVSLHRADLNPSFFPPSEPERRMPLFATPSPARALNARPLISSSFRFIVKVLAYNRLDSLIRCLRSLAEADYDGDRVDLHVFVDHFKADAGAGNSMDQRLEAARKMLSFVDGFEWRFGEKLVHYRTGNVGLPAQWLEAWWPSSDDEFAFVVEDDLELSPLYYRYLRRLIATYYYESSNYSPSIYGASLQRPAFVAGIRGNKVHLDDEEHIILYQLVGTWGQLLFPKPWKEFRLWYDMHKMKNIQPILEGMVTTRWHRSIGYKIWTPWFVKFVHSRGYYNMYSNFLRERALSVSHREAGVNYRTRAGPDSKLIVNGSLDVDLWDIKPLRSLKWYGYCFNQVIPGRIVKTLNDLSSLLHSLQRDKAVIFVSLYGVAEAISRNLLCHFENLNIQNYIVLGHGDNFLYDLARRGHPVIDTEKLVLDVKRGSWNAISKQGKEVLVTAHVIKKSVEKGYNAWLISGNMIPTGDQFSKSFHAKYDFATANDLELSFFKSSGSKLLHKLIDSVIGGKLSLNKLSFAQLIGGFRKESGLPIKTIDVEKIAHRVTPNQGKKNDLANGRKMIFWSPDLQLTVLEGHLRQLGLWVIDEELSCTSVVCHSS comes from the exons GGTTGCTAATTTTTACTTCCTTTGACCTTTCCATCGACGATTCGCAACAGTTGGCCGAGGAGGAGATCGGCTCCAAGGACGAAGTGGCTGCAATCTATGGTAGAGCTGTTTCTGGCAGATGCAACAAGGAATCACGCCATCAACCGCGTTTGCTATCCATCTTGGAGCACCGGCCGCTACGATTAGCGAACCGGCTATTCTTTTCCTCGGTTCTGCCCGTACATCTTCGCTTCCGTAGAGCGAAGACGATGCTCCGTCGCTCCGCCACCGCCACAAAGGTGCGGACAAACGCTGGTCCGCTCCTCCTGttcctcatcctcatcatcgtcttcttctccttcttttccgTATCTCTGCACCGTGCGGACCTCAATCCTTCCTTCTTTCCACCATCAGAACCCGAACGGAGAATGCCACTCTTCGCCACCCCTAGCCCCGCTCGAGCCCTAAACGCGAGGCCTCTCATCAGCTCCAGCTTCAGATTCATCGTGAAGGTGCTCGCCTACAATCGGCTCGATTCCCTCATCCGTTGCCTTCGATCCCTGGCGGAGGCGGATTATGACGGCGACCGCGTTGATCTTCACGTTTTCGTCGATCACTTCAAGGCCGACGCCGGCGCCGGGAACAGCATGGATCAGAGGCTGGAGGCCGCGAGGAAGATGCTCAGCTTCGTGGACGGGTTCGAGTGGCGGTTCGGGGAGAAACTGGTGCATTACCGGACGGGGAACGTCGGGCTGCCGGCGCAGTGGCTGGAGGCATGGTGGCCGAGCTCAGACGACGAATTCGCGTTCGTGGTCGAGGACGATCTGGAGCTCTCGCCCCTCTATTATCGATACCTCAGGAGGCTGATCGCAACTTACTACTACGAGTCGTCGAATTACAGTCCTTCGATCTATGGCGCGTCTCTGCAACGCCCGGCATTCGTCGCCG GCATACGTGGAAACAAAGTGCACTTGGATGATGAAGAGCACATAATATTATACCAGCTGGTTGGAACCTGGGGACAGCTTCTCTTCCCTAAACCATGGAAGGAGTTCCGCCTGTGGTATGACATGCATAAGATGAAAAATATCCAGCCAATTCTGGAGGGTATGGTAACAACAAGGTGGCATCGGAGTATAGGTTACAAAATTTGGACTCCATGGTTCGTTAAGTTTGTTCATAGCCGAGGTTACTACAATATGTACAGCAATTTCTTGAGAGAGCGAGCTCTTAGTGTATCTCACAGAGAAGCTGGTGTAAACTATAGAACAAGAGCTGGACCTGACTCTAAACTGATAGTTAATGGCAGCCTGGACGTGGACTTGTGGGACATTAAGCCTTTGAGATCTCTCAAGTGGTATGGTTACTGCTTCAATCAAGTAATTCCGGGAAGAATTGTGAAGACCCTCAATGACCTGAGCTCTCTCCTTCATTCTCTGCAGAGAGACAAGGCTGTCATTTTTGTGAGCTTGTATGGTGTTGCAGAAGCAATCTCGAGGAATTTACTATGCCACTTTGAAAATCTGAATATACAGAACTACATTGTACTAGGTCATGGTGACAATTTTCTATATGATCTTGCTAGGAGGGGACATCCAGTTATTGACACTGAGAAACTGGTTCTAGATGTCAAGAGAGGCTCTTGGAATGCAATATCAAAACAGGGCAAGGAGGTGCTGGTTACTGCCCATGTGATAAAGAAGTCCGTTGAGAAAGGTTACAATGCTTGGCTGATCAGTGGAAATATGATTCCTACTGGCGACCAATTTTCCAAATCCTTTCATGCTAAGTATGATTTCGCTACTGCAAACGATCTGGAGCTATCATTCTTCAAGAGTTCTGGGTCCAAGCTTCTTCACAAGCTAATAGATTCTGTGATAGGTGGTAAATTGTCTTTAAATAAGCTATCCTTTGCGCAACTGATTGGGGGGTTCCGGAAGGAGAGTGGCCTACCAATCAAAACTATTGATGTTGAGAAAATTGCTCACAGAGTAACACCCAATCAGGGAAAAAAGAATGATTTAGCTAATGGGAGGAAGATGATATTTTGGTCTCCTGATCTGCAGCTAACTGTGCTTGAAGGTCATCTCAGGCAATTGGGATTGTGGGTTATTGATGAGGAGCTATCATGCACTTCCGTGGTCTGCCATTCATCGTAG